From the genome of Lotus japonicus ecotype B-129 chromosome 6, LjGifu_v1.2, one region includes:
- the LOC130724854 gene encoding uncharacterized protein LOC130724854 → MWKVGNGEGIHVWRDRWLSNGVPINCNRAVAADFGIEKVSHLISSLIGGWNRTIIEMIFPPTTVAEILAIPLPHQRGPDMLFWPDNQHGNYTTKAGYRFILGVKASSVASSSRAAQFTAGFWKAMWGSDSLPRCKELVWRCCQGAVPIRAELVRRGIAEYPICPLCEETEETIDHAFMSCSLVRRVWFASVLSVRMEENTTGLGTFLQELLVCADMVVAGKVCSLIYDVWEARNRWVFDGDPFDCRRVLQRAVSLSPAPASSSSQGCQQRSFASSWLRPPEGRFKLNFDASVLGDGSAGLGMVVRDVDGMVLAAATESNVCVLSPVQGEALCMRWAIALAIDLGFRHVLLETDCLQLFDMWRSKGRGRSYLATMVQEARTLSCHFDFIDLCFVRRSGNSVADYFARNAVSYGQRVWVEDVPPAVLPLVNGDILSSAPVV, encoded by the coding sequence ATGTGGAAGGTGGGAAATGGTGAGGGGATTCATGTGTGGCGGGATAGATGGCTATCGAATGGTGTTCCTATTAATTGTAACAGGGCAGTAGCCGCTGATTTTGGCATTGAGAAGGTATCACACCTTATTTCCTCTCTTATTGGGGGGTGGAATAGAACGATTATTGAGATGATTTTCCCTCCAACAACTGTAGCTGAGATTTTAGCGATACCTCTTCCTCATCAAAGGGGTCCTGATATGCTATTCTGGCCTGATAATCAACATGGTAATTACACTACAAAGGCTGGTTACCGTTTCATCCTTGGTGTCAAAGCTTCCTCAGTTGCTTCTTCCTCAAGAGCAGCTCAGTTCACAGCGGGTTTTTGGAAGGCCATGTGGGGTTCTGACTCTCTTCCGAGGTGTAAGGAGCTGGTGTGGCGGTGCTGCCAGGGTGCTGTTCCAATTCGGGCCGAGCTAGTTCGAAGAGGCATTGCGGAATATCCAATATGTCCGCTATGTGAGGAGACGGAGGAAACGATCGATCATGCTTTCATGTCGTGTTCGCTGGTTCGCCGGGTCTGGTTTGCGTCAGTCCTTTCGGTGAGGATGGAGGAGAACACTACTGGTTTAGGCACTTTCCTGCAGGAGCTGCTGGTTTGTGCTGATATGGTGGTAGCGGGCAAGGTTTGCTCGTTGATATATGATGTTTGGGAAGCCCGGAACAGGTGGGTGTTTGACGGTGACCCCTTTGATTGCAGGCGAGTGTTGCAGCGCGCTGTTAGCTTGTCTCCAGCCCCGGCGAGTTCGTCGTCTCAGGGGTGTCAGCAGCGGTCCTTTGCGTCCTCTTGGCTTCGTCCACCGGAAGGGAGATTTAAACTTAACTTTGATGCTTCGGTTCTCGGTGATGGGAGTGCTGGCTTAGGAATGGTGGTGAGGGACGTGGATGGGATGGTGTTGGCAGCAGCTACAGAATCCAACGTTTGTGTCCTTTCTCCAGTACAAGGTGAGGCTCTATGCATGCGTTGGGCGATAGCTTTGGCTATTGATTTGGGGTTTCGACATGTGCTTTTAGAAACCGATTGTTTACAGCTATTCGATATGTGGCGGAGTAAGGGTCGTGGTCGTTCATACTTGGCAACCATGGTCCAGGAAGCTCGAACTTTGTCTTGtcattttgattttattgattTATGTTTTGTTAGACGTAGTGGTAACTCTGTTGCGGATTATTTTGCGCGTAATGCTGTTAGTTATGGCCAACGAGTCTGGGTGGAGGATGTTCCCCCAGCTGTTTTGCCGCTTGTAAACGGTGATATTTTGTCCTCGGCTCCGGTGGTTTGA